One part of the Lotus japonicus ecotype B-129 chromosome 2, LjGifu_v1.2 genome encodes these proteins:
- the LOC130737204 gene encoding uncharacterized protein LOC130737204 — protein MDSDEDVWKALEGGHRVFKGYEDSGQDCEMQGPSKRVKTNFISRPRKSMSRGSVLNSWWDPNESSSRNSIFDGASSSNLMTLDAMESESSESSEDDEDVIIEENNEVCHKLTSVSLKYCGALHWFAERVGNSKATNPTKFKRSLDGKTNLMQSLVEDLLSMIDKSNVLAKSFRMARDFIVENPSCNISLRLFRHRPKDPRVYNLPTVDEVAALIVGDFDSTDCGRDIVISDSDGNLQRIHETHTSFLPLQYPLLFPYGEDGYKEDIKFRDDGDRRVFKKRVRVSLREFVAFRIHERIQEQSIILHSRRLFQQFLVDCYSMIEAQRLSYVKANQKTIRRDFLAGLEEAVDRGDLDPSHIGTRIVLPSSFTGGRRYMFNNCQDAMAICKFYGYPDFFITVTCNPKWPEIQRHVSAKGLNVYDRPDITCRVFHVKLEQLMVGLKKGEYFGKVCAGMYTIEFQKRGLPHAHILIWLAPGSKLNTPELVDSFISAELPDPISCPKLFDVVSTYMVHGPCGGSRKKSPCMVNGRCSKFFPKKYVEKTSFDVDGYPVYRRRNTGVSFERRGVQLDNAYVVPYNAKLLMKYQAHINIEYCNKSNCIKYLFKYINKGVDRVTVSMSNKSNHNQDEKEVQVDEIQQYYDCRYLSPCESAWRSLSFDIHHHWPPVQRLTFHLPKQQVVLFGNKERLDLVVKRKKKQETMFTAWMVANSKFPQGRHLTYAQYPQFFVYDPKSREWRPRKKGFSIGRMNFIPIGCGEVCYLRLLLNLQCGCTNYSDLRTVDGVVYVSFQEACLALRLLENDKEFVDGIVDCSELSSGRAARFLFMTLLLSNSIVKPGEVFEETWRLLADGILYERRKFLCKPDLQMDDAMLRTLCLVELEKLLVSNGKSLKDFPTMPFPNSIEVPHFDNILLYNELRYDVGDMIKKHDEHVLKLNKEQKMVYDNVVDAVNKSCGGFFFVYGSGGTGKTFLWNSLSYKFRGERKVVLNVASSGIASLLLPGGRTAHSLFGIPLVLNEDTICNIKQGSNKAELLRHTSLIIWDEAPMVNRLAFEGLDRTLRDIMLMTNPGCVDKPFGGKVVVLGGDFRQTLPIIPKASREEIVMATINSSRLWKFCQVLKLTENMRVNDGASLDDVECRARFSKWILDVGDGNLGDYNDGECDIEIPKDLLVEAVGDGVSSIVDSTYPNLESNFFHENYFVDKAILAPTLDIVDSINQYVLSRSPGEEKVYLSSDSVVKVDEDMNIEANWITIEFLNSIKGSGLPDHKLCLKVGVPIMLMRNIDVARGLCNGTRLIVDKLRPNLIYGRVINGNRAGSMAYIPRMSIVPSDGGLHVKIQRRQFPVSVCFAMTINKSQGQTLGRVGVYLPRPVFSHGQLYVAVSRVKTREGLKIYIEESSDSLVNHTKNVVYKEVFKNLG, from the exons ATGGATTCGGATGAAGATGTTTGGAAAGCTTTAGAAGGAGGTCATCGTGTGTTCAAAG GATATGAAGATAGTGGGCAAGATTGTGAAATGCAAGGTCCAAGTAAGAGAGTTAAAACCAATTTCATCTCAAGACCTCGAAAATCTATGTCTAGAGGTTCTGTGTTGAATAGCTGGTGGGATCCTAATGAATCTTCAAGTCGAAATTCTATATTTGATGGTGCTTCTTCATCAAACTTAATGACACTCG ATGCAATGGAATCAGAGAGTAGTGAGTCttctgaagatgatgaagatgttaTAATTGAGGAAAATAATGAGGTTTGTCATAAGTTAACTTCAGTgagtttgaag TATTGTGGTGCCTTGCATTGGTTTGCTGAAAGAGTTGGAAATAGTAAGGCGACTAATCCAACAAAGTTTAAAAG AAGCTTGGATGGGAAAACTAATCTAATGCAATCTTTGGTGGAAGATTTACTTTCTATGATTGATAAATCCAATGTCTTGGCTAAATCGTTCCGGATGGCTCGAGATTTCATTGTTGAAAACCCAAGTTGCAATATTTCATTGAGATTGTTTCGTCACCGGCCAAAAGACCCGAGGGTATATAATTTGCCAACAGTTGATGAGGTTGCAGCGCTTATTGTAGGTGATTTTGATTCAACTGATTGTGGTCGTGATATTGTGATTAGTGATAGTGATGGAAATTTGCAGCGAATTCATGAAACCCATACATCTTTTTTGCCATTACAATACCCATTGTTATTTCCTTATGGAGAAGATGGCTATAAAGAAGATATTAAGTTTCGTGATGATGGGGATAGGCgagtttttaaaaaaagagtTCGTGTATCCTTGCGTGAGTTTGTGGCTTTTAGAATACATGAAAGAATTCAGGAGCAATCTATTATTCTTCATTCTagaagattgtttcaacaattcCTGGTGGATTGCTATTCTATGATTGAGGCACAAAGGTTATCATATGTGAAAGCTAATCAAAAGACTATTCGTAGAGATTTCTTAGCTGGATTAGAAGAAGCAGTTGATAGGGGTGATCTTGATCCATCACATATTGGCACAAGAATTGTTTTACCATCATCATTTACAGGTGGAAGAAGGTATATGTTCAACAATTGTCAGGATGCAATGGCAATTTGCAAATTCTATGGGTATCCTGATTTTTTCATAACTGTTACATGTAATCCTAAGTGGCCTGAAATACAAAGACATGTTTCTGCAAAAGGATTGAATGTGTATGATCGCCCTGACATAACATGTAGAGTTTTTCATGTGAAGCTTGAACAGTTAATGGTTGGCTTGAAGAAAGGAGAATATTTCGGAAAAGTTTGTGCag GTATGTATACCATAGAATTCCAAAAGCGTGGTTTACCTCATGCGCATATATTGATTTGGTTAGCTCCGGGGTCAAAGTTAAACACGCCTGAATTGGTTGATTCTTTTATTTCTGCTGAGTTACCTGATCCTATTTCATGTCCAAAGCTATTTGATGTTGTTTCTACCTATATGGTTCATGGCCCGTGTGGTGGTAGTCGCAAAAAATCTCCATGTATGGTAAATGGGCGTTGTTCAAAATTTTTTCCAAAGAAATATGTTGAGAAGACCTCATTTGATGTGGATGGTTATCCTGTATATCGAAGAAGGAATACTGGTGTGTCTTTTGAGAGACGAGGTGTTCAATTGGACAATGCCTATGTTGTGCCTTATAATGCTAAGTTGTTGATGAAGTATCAAGCGCACATTAACATTGAGTATTGCAACAAATCCAACTGCATTAAGTACTTATTCAAGTATATTAACAAGGGTGTTGATCGAGTAACTGTTTCCATGAGTAACAAATCTAATCATAATCAAGATGAAAAAGAGGTTCAAGTTGATGAGATTcaacaatattatgattgtcgtTATTTGTCACCATGTGAATCTGCTTGGAGGTCTTTATCTTTTGATATCCATCATCATTGGCCTCCTGTACAACGATTAACATTTCATTTGCCAAAACAACAAGTTGTTTTATTTGGTAATAAAGAGCGTCTTGATTTAGTGGTGAAACggaagaaaaaacaagaaacaaTGTTTACTGCTTGGATGGTTGCTAATAGCAAGTTTCCGCAAGGTAGACACTTGACATATGCTCAATATCCCCAATTTTTTGTCTATGATCCTAAGTCTAGAGAGTGGCGACCAAGGAAAAAAGGTTTCTCTATTGGCAGGATGAACTTTATTCCAATTGGGTGTGGTGAGGTTTGTTATCTGCGATTACTATTGAATTTGCAATGTGGATGTACAAATTATAGTGATTTGCGAACTGTAGATGGTGTTGTGTATGTGTCATTTCAAGAAGCTTGCTTAGCATTGAGGTTGCtagaaaatgacaaagagttTGTTGATGGCATAGTTGATTGTTCAGAGTTGTCATCTGGGAGAGCAGCAAGGTTCCTTTTTATGACGTTGCTATTGTCAAATTCAATTGTAAAACCTGGAGAAGTATTTGAGGAGACATGGCGACTTTTAGCTGATGGAATTTTATATGAGAGAAGAAAATTTCTGTGCAAACCAG ATTTGCAAATGGATGATGCTATGTTAAGAACTTTATGTTTGGTAGAGTTGGAAAAATTGTTAGTGAGCAATGGAaaaagtttgaaggattttCCAACAATGCCATTTCCCAATTCAATTGAAGTTCCACATTTTGATAACATTCTACTGTATAATGAGTTAAGATATGATGTTGGTGATATGATTAAGAAACATGATGAACATGTTTTGAAGTTGAATAAGGAACAGAAAATGGTATATGACAACGTTGTTGATGCAGTCAATAAATCATGTGGGGGATTTTTCTTTGTGTATGGATCTGGCGGTACTGGGAAGACATTTCTTTGGAATAGTTTGTCATATAAATTTCGTGGAGAGCGGAAAGTTGTATT aaatgtTGCTTCAAGTGGTATAGCATCTCTATTGCTTCCTGGGGGTAGAACTGCCCATTCTTTATTTGGTATTCCACTTGTGTTAAATGAGGATACCATTTGTAATATCAAACAAGGGAGTAATAAGGCTGAACTTTTGAGACACACGAGTCTTATTATTTGGGATGAGGCACCAATGGTTAATAGATTGGCATTTGAAGGATTAGATAGAACATTGCGTGATATCATGTTAATGACTAATCCTGGGTGTGTTGACAAGCCTTTTGGTGGTAAAGTTGTTGTTCTTGGTGGTGATTTTAGGCAAACTTTGCCAATAATTCCTAAAGCAAGTCGTGAAGAAATTGTTATGGCAACAATAAATTCTTCAAGATTATGGAAGTTTTGCCAAGTTTTGAAGTTAACAGAAAACATGCGAGTAAATGATGGGGCTTCTTTAGATGATGTAGAATGTCGGGCAAGATTTAGTAAGTGGATTCTTGATGTTGGAGATGGCAATCTTGGTGATTACAATGATGGTGAATGTgatattgaaattcctaaaGATTTGTTGGTGGAAGCTGTAGGTGATGGTGTATCAAGTATAGTTGATTCAACATATCCAAATCTTGAGTCAaatttttttcatgaaaattaCTTTGTTGACAAGGCCATACTTGCTCCAACTTTGGATATTGTTGATAGTATTAATCAATATGTGTTGTCTCGATCACCTGGTGAAGAGAAAGTGTATCTCAGTTCTGACAGTGTAGTGAAAGTTGATGAAGATATGAATATCGAGGCTAATTGGATTACAATTGAATTCTTAAATAGTATCAAAGGTTCTGGTCTCCCAGATCACAAGTTGTGTCTTAAAGTTGGAGTTCCAATAATGTTGATGAGGAACATTGATGTTGCTCGTGGTTTATGTAATGGGACTAGACTTATTGTTGACAAATTACGTCCTAATTTAATCTATGGCAGAGTTATAAATGGAAATAGGGCTGGATCCATGGCTTATATACCTCGGATGAGTATTGTGCCCTCTGATGGTGGCTTACATGTTAAGATTCAGCGAAGGCAATTTCctgtttctgtttgttttgcaatgactattAACAAAAGCCAAGGACAAACTTTAGGCAGAGTTGGGGTTTATCTACCAAGACCCGTTTTCTCACATGGTCAGCTATATGTTGCTGTCTCTCGTGTGAAAACCAGAgaaggattgaagatttatatTGAAGAAAGTAGTGATTCATTGGTGAATCATACAAAGAATGTTGTTTATAAAGAAGTTTTCAAAAACTTAGGATAA
- the LOC130737205 gene encoding replication factor A protein 1-like, whose amino-acid sequence MDSALSMGVVNSLCPPSQIWRVVVRVIRLWVVYAKNGNRVPKSVEMVLMDHYGGKIQCSLRNEMFIKWGDKFEEGNAYKITFGRLIPNMGGYRATQHPYKMLLIENSLVSVCEISEIPRWGLSLRDSEQVRAMGVKSDYLIDFMGLLTSIIEERTCVKKGKMSKMMIVELCDDKGRVECVLFDDHAKFVTDHLSLHSNEEAILVFQFAKINKFRGKSVLQGVVGASRLSFNPQIPEVMSFWNGIAYHGDCGDPQIITGEIEIGEVSMVDDFINNHPRKTLLSLSETKEDGNFIVRAKIVNILKEDGWWYLACLCDRAVIIEDSYYYCSACFTRVNYVSPRFRIKVKVSDGCDSIDFVMPDSVAEYLVKKSCREVLSMFEEPNYVDVSPCIEEALVGKDLLFKVEKRMVNLYNYEDPYHVKRVCNDTDIIDLFTLNDAVETPNLAKFPGSFSIMNIDEFDFDFGIDLLMSPDELVPAELCKPKKLFSTHEYGSCSKSYKRKLEEEFDQQKDHCRAKGDDSIVGSL is encoded by the exons ATGGATAGTGCTCTGTCTATGGGGGTTGTGAACTCATTGTGTCCTCCATCTCAAATTTGGAGagtggttgttagagtcattcGTCTTTGGGTAGTTTATGCTAAGAATGGAAATAGAGTTCCAAAGTCTGTGGAGATGGTGTTGATGGATCATTAT GGTGGAAAGATTCAGTGTTCTTTAAGAAATGAAATGTTTATCAAATGGGGAGATAAATTTGAGGAAGGCAATGCTTATAAGATTACATTTGGTCGGCTTATTCCAAATATGGGAGGTTATCGTGCTACTCAACATCCCTATAAGATGTTGTTGATTGAAAATTCATTGGTTTCAGTGTGTGAAATTTCTGAAATACCTAGGTGGGGTTTATCATTGAGGGACTCCGAACAAGTGAGAGCAATGGGTGTTAAGTCAGATTACCTTATTG ATTTTATGGGCTTGCTCACATCCATTATTGAAGAGAGGACATGTGTTAAGAAAGGAAAAATGTCTAAGATGATGATAGTTGAACTTTGTGATGACAA GGGTAGAGTTGAATGTGTACTATTTGATGATCATGCAAAATTTGTTACTGACCATTTGTCACTGCATTCAAATGAAGAAGCAATCCTGGTCTTTCAATTtgcaaaaataaacaaatttagAG GTAAAAGTGTGCTGCAAGGCGTGGTTGGAGCTTCTAGGCTAAGTTTCAATCCTCAAATTCCGGAGGTTATGTCATTCTGGAATGG GATTGCATACCATGGTGACTGTGGGGATCCTCAAATAATAACTGGGGAAATTGAAATTGGTGAAGTGTCAATGGTTGATGATTTTATTAACAATCACCCTAGGAAAACTTTGTTATCATTGAGTGAAACCAAAGAA GATGGAAATTTCATTGTCAGAGCCAAGATAGTTAATATTTTAAAAGAGGATGGTTGGTGGTACTTAGCGTGTTTGTGTGATCGTGCTGTGATTATTGAGGATTCCTATTACTATTGTAGTGCATGTTTTACACGGGTGAACTATGTTTCTCCGag GTTCAGGATTAAGGTAAAAGTATCTGATGGATGTGATTCAATTGACTTTGTGATGCCTGATTCAGTTGCTGAATATCTGGTTAAGAAATCTTGTAGGGAAGTGCTTAGTATGTTTGAG GAACCCAACTATGTGGATGTGTCACCTTGCATTGAGGAAGCCTTGGTGGGAAAGGATCTGCTGTTTAAGGTTGAAAAGAGAATGGTAAACTTATATAACTATGAAGATCCCTACCATGTGAAACGTGTGTGCAATGATACTGATATTATTGATCTGTTCACGCTAAATGATGCAGTTGAAACTCCTAATTTG GCCAAGTTTCCAGGGTCATTTTCGATAATGAATATTGatgaatttgattttgattttggtatTGATCTGCTAATGAGTCCTGATGAGTTAGTTCCTGCTGAACTTTGCAAGCCAAAAAAATTGTTTAGTACCCATGAATATGGGAGTTGCTCAAAGTCATACAAGAGAAAGTTGGAGGAAGAATTTGATCAGCAAAAGGATCACTGTCGTGCTAAGGGTGATGACTCCATTGTTGGGTCATTGTAG